Within Sphingobium sp. SCG-1, the genomic segment CGCCACAAGGCCGACGGCACGCCGCTGGTCGTGATCGCGGGCAAGGAGTATGGCACCGGATCGTCGCGCGACTGGGCGGCAAAGGGCACCAACCTTCTCGGCGTGCGCGTCGTCATAACCGAAAGCTTCGAGCGTATTCACCGTTCGAACCTCGTCGGCATGGGCGTACTTCCGCTACAGTTCGCCGAAGGGCAGAGCCGCGAAACGCTCGGTCTCACGGGCGATGAAACCTTTACCATCACGGGCGTCGCCGGTCTCAAGCCGCGCCAGATGGTGTCGGTGCAAGTCACGCGGGCGGATGGTTCGACCTTCAGCTTCGACGCGCTGTGCCGCATCGATACCGTGAACGAACTGGAATATTTCCTTAACGGCGGCATCCTGCCCTACGTGCTGCGTAAGCTCGCCGCCTAAGGTAAGCCGGAATTAGAGACAAAAGGCCCTCATTCTTCGGGATGGGGGCTTTTTTTGTGCCCTGCAAAGGCGGCTTGCCCGGCGCAAAGATTTTACCAATCGACAAGGGCCGGTGCATTTCCCTAATCGAAGGGGTGAGCAAGACAGCCCTGATCGTAAGACATGTCCCCCGCGAAGGTGCGGCCGGATTCCTCGCGCCAATAGAAGCCGCAGGATTCCGGATTGAGCGCATCGACGTCGCCGACCCGGCTTTCGAGGCTGTCGATCTCTGCGCACCCGACCTTCTCATCATGATGGGCGGCCCGATGGGCGTGTATGAAGCGGACATCCACCCCTGGATTCCGCTTCAGATAGAGAAGCTGGCTGCGCGGCTGGAGAAGGACAGGCCCACATTGGGCGTATGCCTCGGCAGCCAGATGATCGCCGCTGCCTTGGGTGCGCGGGTCTATGCCGGACCGACGTTCGAATTGGGATTTGCGCCAGTGGAGATACTCCGGGCGGGCTTGGATTCTCCGCTGCGCCATCTTGCCGAAGTGCCTGTGCTCCATTGGCACAGCGATACGTTCGACCTGCCTGCTAGTGTCGAGCTACTGGCATCCACGGCGCATTATCAGCATCAGGCGTTCCGGCGCGGCCCCAATGTGCTGGCGTTACAATTCCACGCCGAGATGGGCGAAGACCCCCGCTTCGAGGATTGGCTGACGCATTTCTGGGCCGACCTCGACATCGCGACCCAATGTCCGAACATGTTGCGGAAGGATCATGACGCCCACGGCCCCGGCGCAGTCGCCGCTGGCCGTGCGATGATTGGCGAATGGCTGGCGGGCTTGCGTCCGTAATCGGCGGCTAGCCGAAGCTTCCGCAAGGACGCCGTCAAGCAGCCTAGAGGTTCGGCTGCGTCGCTCCGGGCCGTTCCCTTGGCTGGCGTTCGCGGCCCAGAACATTATCGATCCAGTTCTGATCCATCTTCGGCGGGGCGACCACCTCTTGACCACCGTCGTCAACCGCAGGCGGCGGGTCCGATTCTTCTGAGGGTTCGGAGCTGCCATGGTCTATGGGCATGCCGTTCTCATCGACATACATGCCGTTGTCAGGCTTACCGAAATAGGATTCCTCGTCCGGCTCAAGTTGCCATTCGGGCAAGGTGACTTGTGTATCGAAGGGTTCGACAGGG encodes:
- a CDS encoding glutamine amidotransferase, which translates into the protein MSKTALIVRHVPREGAAGFLAPIEAAGFRIERIDVADPAFEAVDLCAPDLLIMMGGPMGVYEADIHPWIPLQIEKLAARLEKDRPTLGVCLGSQMIAAALGARVYAGPTFELGFAPVEILRAGLDSPLRHLAEVPVLHWHSDTFDLPASVELLASTAHYQHQAFRRGPNVLALQFHAEMGEDPRFEDWLTHFWADLDIATQCPNMLRKDHDAHGPGAVAAGRAMIGEWLAGLRP